In the genome of Deinococcus aquaedulcis, the window CCGGGCCCTGCCATCATGATCAGGATGAAGCGTCTTTCCTTTTGGTTGGGTCTGGGCCTGAGTGCTTCGGCAGCGCAGGGCCTGTCAATCAACACCGTGTCTCTGGCTGGCGTGGCGTACACCGTGGCGACAGTTGATCTGAAGCAGGACCGCCTGCAGCTTCACTGGCAGAACCCCACCACCCGCGCGCCCTACACCACTTTTGAACAGTTGCGCGCCCGGCTGACCAAGGAAGGGCGCACGGTTCTCTTTGCCACCAACAGCGGCATCTATGCCCCAGGCCTGAAACCTCTGGGCCTGCACATTGAGCAGGGGCGCATGCTGGTGCCCCTGAACCGGGCCCAGCGGGGCGGCAACTTTGCGCTGGTGCCCAACGGGGTGTTCTGGGTGGCGGGGCCACGCGCTGGGGTCAGCGAAACGAGCGCGTTTGCACGCAGCAGCATTCGGCCCACCTACGCCACCCAGTCGGGCCCCCTGCTGGTGCAGGCGGGGCGCTTGCATCCAGCTTTTCGGAAATCGGGCACGTCGTTTAAGGTGCGCAGTGGGGTTGGGGTCTGCACGGATGGCCGGGTGCGCTTTGTCATCAGCGGGGCCCCCGTCAACTTCTATACCTTTGCCGTGTTGTTCCGGGACAAGCTGCGCTGCCCGGACGCTCTGTATCTGGACGGCAGCATCAGCGCCTTTGCCACGGCGCGCGGGTCAAATCAGCTGGCGCCGTTCGCCGGCATCTGGAGCGTGAGCCGATAGGGATGTGACTGCTGGGCAGCCCTCTCCACAGCAGCAAAGAGGCCCAGGCGCACAGCCCGGGCCTCTTCATTTCTGAATCAGCAGTGGTTACCGCACCGTCAGGTTGATGGTTCGCAGGGGCTCGACGTCGGGGGTGCCCACTGGACGCACCTCGTAGGTGATGGCGCCAGGACCGGGGCGGCTCTGGTAGCTCCAGCCACAGGTGACATCCAGCGGAATGTCCTTGCGGCCAATCACGCGCTCGCCCCGGCGCACCGTCACCGAGTAGCCCTGCCCTTCGCCCACGCCGCCGAAGCGGAAGGGTTCACGCACCTCCTGGCCGTCGGCCATGCTGAGGGTAAAGGTC includes:
- a CDS encoding phosphodiester glycosidase family protein — protein: MKRLSFWLGLGLSASAAQGLSINTVSLAGVAYTVATVDLKQDRLQLHWQNPTTRAPYTTFEQLRARLTKEGRTVLFATNSGIYAPGLKPLGLHIEQGRMLVPLNRAQRGGNFALVPNGVFWVAGPRAGVSETSAFARSSIRPTYATQSGPLLVQAGRLHPAFRKSGTSFKVRSGVGVCTDGRVRFVISGAPVNFYTFAVLFRDKLRCPDALYLDGSISAFATARGSNQLAPFAGIWSVSR